In Syntrophomonas wolfei subsp. wolfei str. Goettingen G311, a single window of DNA contains:
- a CDS encoding esterase/lipase family protein: MLDILSAMALGDYLSRGLGQIGLEFWQNVSRDAFLNVGMEYKNSNRFWEQVECREVESLAGKEQRFCDSNRQLDKDIIAHFGSATPDAKYYLLHYAAGWDSNRNAVPLLLLHGAGLDATSFCDVFALGYTGLQQQLVELGYRVFALSFSHPHGDNYYQALQLADAISRVRELTGAPQVDVLAHSKGGLAAWIYLAGLAAIPYNGEVRRYIMLGTPNGGTDFAFRNPMFNYLIYISGSNGVMAWDQILSLGSLVDCSKQAIYHDGCFPGQSQMLARWDEEFALDPLQQDWWSTYYGGFGLISHSRGIDAAIQDGGYCIQKLNQHGLPPEIELAVLAGDKHFLNCFPGEGSAPSDGLVLVDSVLNTDGLMREGAQLLEKTVLPLNHLELLFARGVGRWVDRQLRD; this comes from the coding sequence GTGCTTGATATTTTGAGTGCTATGGCTCTGGGAGATTACCTGAGCCGGGGTCTGGGCCAAATAGGTTTAGAGTTTTGGCAGAATGTATCCCGCGATGCTTTTTTAAATGTGGGAATGGAGTATAAAAACAGCAATCGTTTCTGGGAACAGGTTGAGTGCCGGGAAGTGGAAAGCCTGGCCGGCAAAGAACAACGCTTTTGTGATAGTAATCGTCAGCTGGATAAAGATATCATCGCCCATTTTGGCAGTGCCACACCTGACGCCAAATATTACCTGCTACATTACGCAGCCGGCTGGGATAGCAACAGAAATGCGGTTCCCCTGCTTTTGCTTCACGGGGCTGGGTTGGATGCCACCTCGTTTTGTGATGTGTTTGCTTTGGGATATACCGGTTTGCAACAACAGTTGGTTGAACTTGGTTACAGGGTATTTGCCCTCAGCTTTTCTCATCCCCATGGGGATAATTATTACCAGGCGCTACAACTGGCAGATGCTATTTCCCGGGTGCGTGAATTGACCGGTGCTCCCCAGGTGGATGTATTGGCTCACAGTAAAGGGGGCCTGGCTGCTTGGATATATTTGGCTGGATTGGCTGCAATTCCATACAATGGTGAGGTTAGGCGATACATAATGCTGGGAACACCCAATGGGGGAACCGACTTTGCTTTTCGCAATCCCATGTTTAATTACCTTATTTATATTTCCGGCTCCAATGGGGTTATGGCCTGGGATCAAATACTTTCCCTGGGGAGTTTAGTGGATTGCAGCAAGCAGGCTATTTATCATGATGGCTGTTTTCCGGGACAGAGCCAGATGCTTGCTCGCTGGGATGAGGAATTTGCTTTAGATCCGCTACAGCAAGATTGGTGGTCTACCTATTATGGTGGGTTTGGATTAATCAGTCATTCCCGGGGGATTGATGCGGCTATACAGGACGGAGGTTATTGTATACAAAAGCTTAACCAGCATGGCTTGCCTCCAGAGATTGAGCTCGCTGTTCTGGCGGGCGATAAGCATTTCCTTAATTGTTTCCCGGGGGAAGGCAGCGCTCCCAGTGATGGACTGGTTCTGGTGGATAGTGTTCTTAATACAGATGGTTTAATGAGGGAAGGTGCTCAACTCCTGGAAAAGACCGTTCTGCCGCTAAATCACCTGGAACTTCTTTTTGCCCGCGGGGTAGGCCGCTGGGTGGACCGGCAATTGCGGGATTAA
- the purB gene encoding adenylosuccinate lyase — MIERYTLSEMGRVWSEENKLKNWLKIEIAACEAWAELGKIPLSAVEIIRERAAFKLDRIKEIEAEVHHDVIAFLTNVAEFVGDESKYIHLGMTSSDILDTGLALQMCESADLIQDKLEKLQRVVAEKAIRYKYSLNIGRTHGVHGEPSTFGLKMALWYSEIKRNILRLEQAREIISFGAISGAMGNFAHLDPRVEEYVCHQLGLKPCPVSTQVIQRDRHAQFMTTLAIIASSLEKMATEIRNLQRTEILEVEEPFRQGQKGSSAMPHKRNPMMSERVAGLSRVIRGNALAALENVALWHERDLTHSSVERIIIPDSCILLDYVLEKFRAVVQGLVVYEENMLENMKKTQGLVFSQELMLALVKKGLSREEAYQLVQRNSMKSWQERLDFKTLVEKDTAIMQLLSHDEIEGIFDLSIYQAQVDYIFKRCGLDCWN; from the coding sequence ATGATTGAAAGGTATACCCTGAGTGAAATGGGAAGGGTATGGTCGGAAGAGAATAAACTTAAAAACTGGTTGAAAATCGAAATTGCCGCCTGTGAAGCCTGGGCTGAATTAGGTAAAATACCGTTGTCAGCCGTAGAGATAATTAGAGAACGGGCAGCTTTTAAGCTGGATAGGATTAAAGAGATTGAAGCCGAGGTTCATCACGATGTAATCGCATTTTTGACCAATGTAGCCGAATTTGTAGGAGATGAGTCCAAATATATCCACCTGGGCATGACCTCTTCAGATATACTGGATACCGGACTGGCTTTACAGATGTGCGAATCTGCCGATTTAATTCAGGACAAGCTGGAAAAACTACAAAGGGTAGTAGCCGAAAAAGCTATCCGCTATAAGTACAGTCTTAATATTGGCAGAACACACGGGGTACATGGTGAACCCAGTACCTTTGGCTTGAAGATGGCCCTATGGTACAGTGAAATTAAGCGAAATATCCTGCGTTTGGAACAGGCCCGGGAAATAATATCCTTTGGCGCCATATCGGGAGCGATGGGCAATTTTGCTCATCTGGACCCTCGGGTAGAAGAGTATGTTTGTCACCAATTAGGGCTCAAACCCTGCCCAGTTTCTACCCAGGTAATACAACGTGACCGGCATGCTCAGTTTATGACCACTCTGGCCATTATTGCCAGCTCTTTGGAAAAAATGGCCACGGAGATTCGCAATCTGCAGAGAACTGAAATTTTAGAGGTGGAAGAACCATTTCGCCAGGGACAGAAGGGCTCCTCGGCCATGCCTCATAAACGTAATCCCATGATGAGTGAGCGAGTTGCCGGTCTATCAAGAGTTATACGGGGCAACGCTTTGGCCGCCCTGGAAAATGTGGCCCTCTGGCATGAAAGAGATTTGACCCACTCTTCGGTAGAGAGGATTATCATTCCGGATAGCTGTATTTTACTGGATTATGTTTTAGAAAAATTCCGCGCGGTGGTTCAAGGGTTGGTGGTCTATGAAGAAAATATGTTGGAAAATATGAAGAAAACCCAAGGACTGGTGTTTTCCCAGGAGTTGATGCTGGCCCTGGTAAAAAAAGGTCTTTCCCGCGAAGAAGCTTACCAGTTGGTACAGAGAAACTCTATGAAAAGCTGGCAAGAAAGGTTGGACTTTAAAACTCTGGTTGAGAAGGACACTGCGATAATGCAGCTGCTCTCCCATGATGAAATCGAGGGCATATTTGATCTCTCTATTTACCAGGCCCAGGTAGATTACATTTTTAAACGCTGTGGTTTGGACTGCTGGAATTAG
- the purE gene encoding 5-(carboxyamino)imidazole ribonucleotide mutase, producing MPRVGIIMGSDSDLAIMKDAGDILKDFAIEYEYTICSAHRLPAETAAYAKEARDRGIEVIIAGAGGAAHLPGVIASYTLLPVIGVPVKTSSLSGVDSLYSIVQMPRGIPVATVAINGSANAALLALQILALHDESIWQHLQEYRNKMAREVREKDQKLQDLGADAYLNIKK from the coding sequence ATGCCCAGAGTGGGAATTATTATGGGAAGTGATTCCGACCTGGCTATAATGAAAGATGCTGGGGATATACTAAAAGATTTTGCTATAGAATATGAATATACGATCTGTTCGGCCCACCGTTTGCCTGCTGAAACCGCGGCCTATGCAAAGGAGGCTCGGGACAGGGGAATCGAAGTAATAATTGCCGGAGCTGGTGGTGCCGCACATCTACCTGGAGTAATTGCCTCTTATACTCTGCTTCCGGTTATCGGGGTTCCTGTAAAAACCAGCAGTCTTTCCGGGGTAGACTCGCTTTACTCCATTGTGCAAATGCCCCGGGGAATCCCTGTAGCTACGGTAGCCATCAATGGTAGTGCCAATGCGGCCCTCCTGGCCTTGCAGATTTTAGCCCTTCATGATGAAAGCATTTGGCAGCACTTGCAAGAATATCGAAATAAAATGGCCCGGGAAGTTCGGGAAAAAGACCAGAAGTTGCAAGACCTGGGCGCCGATGCGTATTTGAACATAAAAAAATAG